A stretch of Kyrpidia spormannii DNA encodes these proteins:
- the pgsA gene encoding CDP-diacylglycerol--glycerol-3-phosphate 3-phosphatidyltransferase — protein MNIPNALTIVRFMLIPVYVIVFFSPRPWNMEGALVVLMMAGLTDVLDGYWARRHRQVTELGIMLDPLADKLMMVAVLVSFVVDGRVQWWMAGLLALREVAMIVSAGVLHRRGKKIIPAMIWGKATTVLYYITVVAVLFEWPVMTELLWLTVGFSFLTSFIYLSKIREVNQSSA, from the coding sequence GTGAACATACCCAACGCCCTCACCATCGTCCGGTTTATGCTCATCCCGGTGTATGTAATCGTGTTTTTTTCGCCTCGGCCCTGGAATATGGAAGGCGCCTTAGTAGTGCTCATGATGGCCGGGCTGACGGATGTACTCGACGGGTATTGGGCGAGGCGGCATCGCCAGGTGACGGAGCTGGGGATCATGCTGGACCCCTTGGCGGACAAGCTGATGATGGTGGCGGTTCTCGTTTCCTTCGTGGTCGACGGCCGGGTGCAGTGGTGGATGGCCGGGCTTTTGGCCTTGCGGGAGGTTGCGATGATCGTCAGCGCCGGGGTGCTCCACCGCCGGGGCAAGAAGATCATTCCCGCGATGATTTGGGGAAAGGCGACCACTGTTTTGTACTACATCACCGTGGTGGCTGTTCTGTTCGAGTGGCCGGTGATGACGGAGCTGTTGTGGTTGACGGTGGGGTTCTCGTTTTTGACGAGCTTTATTTATTTGTCGAAGATTCGCGAAGTGAACCAATCCTCCGCATGA
- a CDS encoding YigZ family protein translates to METYQTVGRQSEVEIVIKKSRFIGRAAPVASEEEAVSLLEAIRRKHWDATHNCYAYTIGPHSEIQRSSDDGEPAGTAGRPILEVLHHMNLRDTLVVVTRYFGGVLLGAGGLVRAYGHAASEAVRAAGILSRRPYVRVRIRIPYPAFGKLDHRLAQRGWPREEPVFAEDVRLTVYVPRGREHECQSVAADATGGQVDLRFEEEVWLDEVDGAARVPSALSGDFSGSNSPEG, encoded by the coding sequence GTGGAAACTTATCAAACAGTCGGGCGACAAAGCGAGGTGGAGATTGTCATCAAGAAATCCCGGTTCATTGGCCGGGCGGCTCCGGTGGCCAGCGAAGAGGAAGCCGTCTCCCTCCTGGAGGCGATCCGGCGGAAGCACTGGGATGCCACCCACAACTGTTACGCCTACACCATCGGCCCCCATTCCGAGATCCAGCGCTCCAGCGACGACGGGGAACCTGCCGGCACCGCCGGGCGCCCGATCCTCGAAGTTTTGCACCACATGAACCTGCGGGACACCCTCGTGGTGGTCACCCGGTATTTTGGCGGGGTCCTGCTCGGGGCCGGGGGACTGGTCCGGGCCTACGGGCATGCGGCCTCCGAGGCGGTGCGGGCGGCCGGCATTCTCAGCCGCCGCCCCTATGTCCGGGTCCGAATCCGCATCCCCTACCCCGCCTTCGGCAAACTGGACCATCGCCTGGCCCAACGCGGCTGGCCCCGGGAGGAGCCGGTGTTCGCCGAAGACGTTCGGCTCACCGTCTACGTTCCCCGAGGCCGCGAACACGAATGCCAATCTGTGGCGGCGGACGCCACCGGCGGTCAGGTGGACCTCCGATTCGAGGAGGAGGTCTGGTTGGACGAGGTGGACGGGGCAGCCCGGGTCCCTTCCGCCTTATCGGGGGATTTCTCCGGCTCCAATTCCCCCGAAGGGTGA
- the fabZ gene encoding 3-hydroxyacyl-ACP dehydratase FabZ, with protein sequence MLHTEQIQQILPHRPPFLLVDCILEVEPGVRAVGIKNVTVNEPFFVGHFPQYAVMPGVLIVEALAQTGAVAILSADAYRGKIGFFAGIDRFRFRQQVRPGDQLRLEVQMTRLKGSVGKGEGRALVGDRVVAEGELMFAVGDPPAE encoded by the coding sequence TTGCTTCATACTGAGCAGATTCAACAAATCCTGCCGCACCGGCCGCCGTTTTTGCTGGTGGATTGCATTCTGGAGGTGGAACCCGGCGTCCGGGCGGTGGGGATCAAGAACGTCACCGTCAACGAACCGTTTTTTGTCGGGCATTTTCCCCAATACGCTGTGATGCCCGGCGTGTTGATCGTGGAAGCCCTGGCCCAAACCGGTGCTGTAGCGATCCTTTCCGCCGATGCTTATCGGGGGAAGATCGGCTTTTTTGCCGGGATCGACCGCTTCCGGTTCCGGCAGCAGGTCCGGCCCGGGGATCAGCTGCGCCTGGAGGTCCAGATGACCCGCTTGAAAGGGTCGGTGGGCAAGGGCGAAGGCCGGGCCCTGGTAGGAGACCGGGTTGTGGCCGAGGGTGAGTTGATGTTTGCGGTGGGAGATCCCCCCGCGGAATGA
- a CDS encoding RNA polymerase sigma factor, translating to MIPPIPPDLLIEARAGRPAAVAELWLHLRPLAAMVARKYQNIDREDAEGEAALIYLEVLQIWDPDRGVPFPAFFARKFHHRLWTLVRRTSRETQKRASSGGQAEDGGPGDIFALLRDPRWAEPFLEAEIRLLLAGLAPRERRVLAGLLSGLPLSALAKQEGVARQSVTYHLRRALKKLGHDWGR from the coding sequence ATGATTCCACCCATTCCACCGGATCTGCTGATCGAAGCCCGGGCCGGACGCCCGGCTGCTGTGGCGGAGCTCTGGCTTCACCTGCGGCCCCTGGCCGCCATGGTCGCAAGGAAATACCAAAACATCGATCGGGAAGACGCCGAAGGGGAAGCGGCCCTGATTTACCTTGAGGTGCTCCAGATATGGGATCCCGACCGCGGAGTGCCCTTCCCGGCTTTCTTCGCCCGAAAATTTCACCACCGGCTGTGGACCCTGGTGAGGCGGACATCTCGGGAGACGCAAAAACGGGCGAGCTCTGGAGGGCAAGCGGAGGATGGGGGACCCGGGGACATCTTTGCGCTGCTTCGGGACCCCCGATGGGCCGAGCCCTTTCTGGAGGCGGAAATCCGGCTGCTCCTGGCGGGACTCGCGCCCCGGGAACGCCGGGTTCTCGCCGGCCTCCTGAGCGGGCTGCCCTTGTCGGCACTGGCCAAACAAGAAGGGGTCGCCCGCCAGAGCGTCACATATCACCTGCGTCGAGCCTTGAAAAAGTTGGGGCACGACTGGGGAAGATAA
- a CDS encoding flagellar hook-basal body protein: protein MRVLWTGASGMSAASHWVNAMANDAANINTTGYKSEDLAFSDLLAVHYAPGVRIPAPDTPPGLPVGSGVRAAARVSDWSQGPLQETGRKLDVAWEGEGFFVVSGPEGIRYTRDGSFQVSVDPAGQATLVTADGHVVLDEYGAPIDLTGVDLSTLAIGPDGRITGSVAGTPTDIAVLGRVVFDHPQRLIKAGNNLYDAGTEVPLTPADVPDPLRFGRLRQGYLEASNVDLTDVMTKLMEAERLYALSARAVLTADQMMSMANNLRG, encoded by the coding sequence ATGAGGGTGCTGTGGACCGGCGCATCGGGGATGAGCGCCGCGAGCCATTGGGTGAACGCCATGGCGAACGATGCGGCAAACATAAACACCACGGGGTACAAAAGCGAGGATCTCGCTTTCTCAGATTTATTGGCCGTTCATTACGCTCCGGGGGTTCGGATCCCCGCCCCGGACACGCCGCCGGGGCTGCCGGTGGGAAGCGGGGTTCGGGCGGCGGCCCGGGTATCCGACTGGAGCCAGGGGCCGCTGCAAGAGACGGGGCGAAAGTTGGACGTCGCCTGGGAAGGGGAAGGATTTTTCGTCGTATCTGGGCCCGAGGGCATCCGCTACACCCGGGATGGGTCTTTTCAAGTGTCGGTGGATCCCGCAGGTCAAGCCACTCTCGTGACGGCGGACGGCCACGTCGTACTGGATGAATACGGAGCGCCCATCGATTTGACCGGGGTGGATCTCTCGACCCTCGCCATTGGGCCGGACGGGCGAATCACAGGGTCTGTGGCAGGGACGCCAACAGATATTGCCGTGCTCGGTCGGGTGGTGTTCGATCACCCCCAGCGGTTGATCAAGGCTGGGAACAATCTTTACGACGCCGGCACCGAGGTCCCCCTCACCCCGGCGGACGTCCCGGATCCTTTGCGCTTTGGACGGTTGCGGCAAGGGTATCTGGAGGCCTCGAATGTGGATCTCACCGATGTGATGACCAAACTCATGGAGGCGGAGCGCTTGTACGCCCTCAGTGCCCGGGCGGTGCTCACCGCGGATCAGATGATGAGCATGGCGAACAATCTGCGGGGCTAA